A genomic region of Friedmanniella luteola contains the following coding sequences:
- a CDS encoding MIP/aquaporin family protein has protein sequence MTTTAIPGRRRLHPEANRARAALAELIGTFLLVVVGTAVAVAAFLERETAGPAYDSLAIALAFGLTLTALVGALGQTSGCHVNPAVTLGLAVTGKFPWSYVPAYLGAQLVGGVLAALALWATYGDRARSEAHLGATAPAAGVSDAQAFLLELLIGFLLVFVVTAMATDPRVPPGSAAIGIGFALAACVLVAGPVSGGAANPARALGPMILNLEFPSLLSYVLGPIIGGILGAVVYDRVVAPVEAPEPDVDETEDEPVASAR, from the coding sequence ATGACCACCACCGCGATCCCCGGCCGGCGCCGGCTGCACCCCGAGGCGAACAGGGCGCGGGCCGCCCTCGCCGAGCTGATCGGCACCTTCCTGCTCGTCGTCGTCGGCACCGCCGTGGCGGTGGCCGCGTTCCTGGAGCGGGAGACGGCCGGCCCGGCCTACGACTCGCTGGCCATCGCGCTCGCCTTCGGGCTGACCCTGACCGCCCTCGTCGGCGCGCTCGGCCAGACCAGCGGCTGCCACGTGAACCCCGCCGTCACCCTGGGCCTCGCCGTCACCGGCAAGTTCCCCTGGAGCTACGTGCCCGCCTACCTCGGCGCACAGCTGGTGGGTGGCGTGCTCGCCGCCCTCGCCCTGTGGGCCACCTACGGCGACCGGGCACGGTCCGAGGCCCACCTCGGCGCCACCGCCCCCGCCGCCGGGGTGAGCGACGCGCAGGCCTTCCTGCTGGAGCTGCTGATCGGCTTCCTGCTGGTCTTCGTCGTCACCGCGATGGCCACCGACCCCCGGGTGCCGCCCGGCAGCGCGGCGATCGGCATCGGCTTCGCCCTGGCCGCCTGCGTCCTGGTGGCCGGGCCCGTCAGCGGCGGGGCCGCCAACCCGGCGCGGGCGCTCGGGCCGATGATCCTCAACCTCGAGTTCCCCTCGCTGCTGTCCTACGTGCTCGGGCCGATCATCGGCGGCATCCTCGGCGCCGTGGTCTACGACCGGGTCGTCGCCCCCGTCGAGGCCCCCGAGCCGGACGTCGACGAGACCGAGGACGAGCCGGTCGCCTCGGCCCGCTGA
- a CDS encoding arabinan endo-1,5-alpha-L-arabinosidase, protein MHRRRRVPAVLAAALTLTAVLGCSGTAARTGTSTTPTAGGTATPDAAAAAVAPAGDVAPVHDPALIVSEGVWYVFSTGPVQREQGGTVQVRRSLDQGRTWETVGPVWDAIPAWIDRHYAGGTLPDNLWAPEVVEHDGTFYLYYSASTFGKNDSITALATNQTLDPDDPDYRWVDRGAVVTSPQPSLGGDADLAFNAIDAGVVEDRDGRPWMAVGSFWNGIFLVPLSWPSGKAVAGWQDRTVHLAERPGVEFDPVEAPYVVRHGEHFYLFTSWDFCCRGADSTYKIAVGRSTSLQGPYVDRDGRRLLDGGGTILLETRGEHVGAGGQSVFEDTLAYHYDDGANPTTPHLPTLGLGTIRWAEGWPELR, encoded by the coding sequence ATGCACCGTCGACGTCGCGTTCCCGCCGTGCTCGCCGCCGCCCTGACCCTGACCGCCGTCCTCGGCTGCTCCGGGACCGCCGCCCGGACCGGGACCTCGACCACGCCGACCGCGGGTGGGACGGCCACCCCCGACGCGGCGGCCGCAGCGGTCGCCCCCGCCGGCGACGTAGCCCCGGTGCACGACCCGGCGCTGATCGTGTCCGAGGGCGTCTGGTACGTCTTCTCGACCGGTCCGGTCCAGCGCGAGCAGGGGGGCACCGTCCAGGTCCGGCGGTCCCTCGACCAGGGGCGGACGTGGGAGACGGTCGGCCCGGTGTGGGACGCCATCCCCGCCTGGATCGACCGGCACTACGCGGGCGGCACCCTGCCGGACAACCTTTGGGCGCCCGAGGTCGTCGAGCACGACGGCACCTTCTACCTCTACTACTCGGCGTCGACGTTCGGGAAGAACGACTCGATCACCGCGCTGGCCACCAACCAGACGCTGGACCCGGACGATCCTGACTACCGCTGGGTCGACCGCGGGGCCGTGGTGACGTCGCCGCAGCCCTCGCTCGGCGGCGACGCCGACCTCGCGTTCAACGCGATCGACGCCGGCGTCGTCGAGGACCGGGACGGCCGGCCCTGGATGGCCGTCGGCTCGTTCTGGAACGGGATCTTCCTGGTGCCGCTGTCCTGGCCCAGCGGCAAGGCGGTCGCCGGCTGGCAGGACCGGACGGTGCACCTGGCCGAGCGGCCCGGGGTGGAGTTCGACCCGGTCGAGGCGCCGTACGTCGTCCGGCACGGGGAGCACTTCTACCTGTTCACGTCCTGGGACTTCTGCTGCCGGGGCGCCGACTCGACCTACAAGATCGCCGTCGGCCGCTCGACGTCGCTGCAGGGCCCCTACGTCGACCGCGACGGCCGGCGTCTGCTGGACGGCGGCGGGACCATCCTGCTCGAGACCCGCGGCGAGCACGTCGGGGCGGGTGGCCAGTCGGTGTTCGAGGACACGCTCGCCTACCACTACGACGACGGCGCCAACCCGACCACGCCCCACCTGCCCACCCTGGGACTCGGGACGATCCGCTGGGCGGAGGGCTGGCCCGAGCTGCGCTGA
- a CDS encoding gamma-glutamyltransferase family protein, translated as MFTPPPAFLTRPDLRGTFGMAATTHWTASATAQAVLERGGNAFDAAVAAAFVLHLVEPHLNGPGGDMTALVVTADDPAPKVLVGQGPAPRGATLEHFAAEGLDLVPGAGGLAAAVPGAVDAWLLLLRDHGSWELADVWAFTVDYAEQGYPLVPRVAATVASVHELFTQHWTTSADFWLVDGRPRPASELMTNPAYAAVLRGMLDAGRDAATREARIDAARAEWRTGLVGTAAAAFLAAPHRHSDGRDHAAVLTAEDLAAHEATWEPATTAEFRGWTVAKTGAWGQGPVLLQALKILEGYPDEALDPSTVDGAHHLLEALKLAMADRDAYYGDPDVDAGEAPVPLDVLLSDGYAAERRALVTDRASTEVRPGAVPGYPAHRAPLTTDSPDPGAEGVGEPTVSRAGETRGDTCHLDVVDRWGNMIAATPSGGWLQSSPHIPELGFCLGSRLQMAWLDPASPSVLRPGRRPRTTLTPTLLLRDGVPVSALGTPGGDQQDQWQLVYLVRVLVGGYTPQEAIDAPSLHTGAMAGSFWPRTWSPASAVVEDRLGADVIAGLEARGHQVTRAGDWTLGRLSAVVRDPATGELSAAANPRGGQGYAVGR; from the coding sequence ATGTTCACCCCACCTCCCGCGTTCCTCACCCGTCCCGACCTGCGCGGCACCTTCGGGATGGCCGCCACCACGCACTGGACCGCCAGCGCCACCGCCCAGGCCGTGCTGGAGCGGGGCGGCAACGCGTTCGACGCCGCCGTCGCGGCCGCCTTCGTGCTGCACCTGGTCGAGCCGCACCTCAACGGCCCGGGCGGGGACATGACCGCGCTGGTCGTCACCGCGGACGACCCGGCCCCGAAGGTGCTCGTCGGCCAGGGTCCGGCCCCCCGCGGGGCCACCCTCGAGCACTTCGCGGCGGAGGGTCTGGACCTGGTGCCCGGCGCGGGCGGGCTGGCGGCGGCCGTGCCCGGGGCCGTCGACGCCTGGCTGCTGCTGCTCCGCGACCACGGCAGCTGGGAGCTCGCCGACGTCTGGGCCTTCACCGTCGACTACGCCGAGCAGGGCTACCCGCTGGTGCCGCGGGTCGCCGCCACCGTGGCCTCGGTGCATGAGCTGTTCACCCAGCACTGGACGACCTCGGCTGACTTCTGGCTCGTCGACGGGCGGCCCCGGCCTGCGTCGGAGCTGATGACCAACCCGGCCTACGCCGCGGTGCTGCGCGGGATGCTCGACGCCGGCCGGGACGCCGCGACCCGCGAGGCACGGATCGACGCCGCCCGGGCCGAGTGGCGGACGGGGCTGGTGGGCACGGCCGCGGCCGCCTTCCTGGCCGCGCCGCACCGGCACTCCGACGGCCGCGACCACGCGGCGGTGCTCACCGCCGAGGACCTCGCCGCGCACGAGGCGACGTGGGAACCGGCGACCACCGCGGAGTTCCGGGGCTGGACGGTGGCCAAGACGGGCGCCTGGGGCCAGGGCCCCGTGCTGCTGCAGGCCCTGAAGATCCTCGAGGGCTACCCCGACGAGGCCCTCGACCCGTCGACCGTCGACGGGGCGCACCACCTGCTCGAGGCGCTGAAGCTGGCGATGGCCGACCGCGACGCCTACTACGGCGACCCCGACGTCGACGCCGGGGAGGCCCCGGTCCCGCTGGACGTGCTGCTCTCCGACGGCTACGCCGCCGAGCGGCGCGCCCTGGTCACCGACCGGGCGTCGACGGAGGTCCGCCCGGGCGCCGTGCCCGGGTACCCCGCCCACCGGGCGCCGCTGACCACCGACTCCCCCGACCCGGGCGCCGAGGGCGTCGGCGAGCCGACCGTGTCCAGGGCCGGAGAGACGCGCGGGGACACCTGCCACCTCGACGTCGTCGACCGCTGGGGCAACATGATCGCGGCCACGCCCTCGGGCGGCTGGCTGCAGTCCTCGCCGCACATCCCGGAGCTCGGGTTCTGCCTGGGCTCGCGGCTGCAGATGGCCTGGCTCGACCCGGCCTCACCGTCGGTGCTGCGACCCGGCCGACGGCCGCGGACCACCCTGACCCCCACGCTGCTGCTCCGTGACGGCGTCCCCGTCTCGGCGCTCGGCACCCCGGGCGGGGACCAGCAGGACCAGTGGCAGCTGGTCTACCTGGTCCGCGTGCTGGTCGGCGGGTACACCCCGCAGGAGGCCATCGACGCCCCCAGCCTGCACACCGGCGCGATGGCCGGCTCGTTCTGGCCGCGGACCTGGTCCCCAGCCAGCGCCGTCGTCGAGGACCGGCTGGGCGCGGACGTCATCGCCGGTCTCGAGGCCCGCGGGCACCAGGTGACGCGCGCCGGGGACTGGACGCTGGGCCGGCTGTCCGCCGTCGTCCGCGACCCGGCGACGGGCGAGCTGAGCGCCGCGGCCAACCCGCGCGGCGGCCAGGGGTACGCCGTCGGGCGCTGA
- a CDS encoding PaaI family thioesterase gives MTDAARTRSYTWEDPAALTRQPGLTGLELLRRMGRDLPGPPVAATLGFEVEEVEHGRVVFGLDPAEFHENPLGTVHGGVLATLLDSATACALHSTLPAGVGYTTTSLNVTCTRPVTAGTGRVRCVGTVLSQGRRTALAEAQVLDAAGRLLAHATSTLLIIPAPAA, from the coding sequence GTGACCGATGCCGCCCGGACCCGCAGCTACACCTGGGAGGACCCGGCCGCCCTCACCCGCCAGCCCGGCCTCACCGGCCTGGAGCTGCTCCGTCGGATGGGTCGCGACCTGCCGGGCCCGCCGGTCGCCGCCACCCTCGGGTTCGAGGTGGAGGAGGTCGAGCACGGCCGCGTCGTCTTCGGGCTGGACCCGGCGGAGTTCCACGAGAACCCGCTCGGGACGGTGCACGGCGGGGTGCTCGCCACGCTGCTCGACAGTGCCACGGCCTGCGCGCTGCACAGCACCCTGCCGGCCGGGGTCGGCTACACCACCACCTCCCTGAACGTCACCTGCACCCGACCGGTCACGGCCGGGACGGGCCGCGTCCGCTGCGTCGGGACGGTGCTGTCGCAGGGCCGGCGGACGGCGCTGGCCGAGGCGCAGGTGCTCGACGCCGCCGGTCGGCTGCTGGCCCACGCCACCTCGACGCTGCTGATCATCCCGGCACCGGCGGCCTGA
- a CDS encoding helix-turn-helix domain-containing protein has product MPETSEQRTTDAGLRADVLARARAAYRAGDLLDAWADCLRLAALSREADDAAGLADAATVLRSTPDPVLNGRVHALAAEALARLGGRDPVRSARLRAQLVATADPFLREDPDADGDDGAPGADAEGAFLALQARHAELLGVAHLDERLALGRSGIALGRRTGVAEYALWGRRWRMDVHAVRGNRVDLLAELAAAARTAERLGSRTWTAHLQLTEAAQRLWDGRFDEAVARADAALQTSGGAGDVRHLHLVMVAAAAQLTGGPALDAATGAVADAVDGLPYFARAWLCSLLCAADRREEGAALWRSIAPHVQEMPERAPEWLIATVSHAEICVWLGDTATAAVLRDLLAPWSDLEASAYASTPYTGPVSYALGRLAVLLGEVEEGRRLLLDALARTERLHALPYLALTHAALARLDGAATRSGRAHAETGLRFARRLGMAPLVDELTALVEAAEPRAGRLSTREREVAALVAEGLSNATIAGRLGVSERTVESHVSHVLTKLDSRSRAAVAAWWTRQEPRRG; this is encoded by the coding sequence GTGCCCGAGACGTCGGAGCAGCGCACCACGGACGCCGGTCTCCGGGCCGACGTCCTGGCCCGCGCCCGCGCGGCCTACCGGGCGGGCGACCTGCTGGACGCCTGGGCGGACTGCCTGCGGCTCGCTGCCCTCAGCCGGGAGGCCGACGACGCCGCGGGGCTCGCCGACGCGGCGACCGTCCTGCGCAGCACGCCCGACCCGGTCCTGAACGGCCGGGTGCACGCCCTGGCCGCCGAGGCCCTGGCCCGGCTGGGCGGCCGCGACCCCGTCCGCTCCGCCCGGCTGCGCGCCCAGCTGGTGGCCACGGCCGACCCCTTCCTGCGCGAGGACCCCGACGCGGACGGCGACGACGGAGCGCCGGGGGCCGACGCCGAGGGCGCCTTCCTGGCGCTCCAGGCCCGGCACGCGGAGCTGCTCGGGGTCGCGCACCTTGACGAGCGGCTGGCGCTGGGCCGGTCGGGGATCGCCCTCGGCCGACGGACGGGCGTCGCGGAGTACGCGCTCTGGGGGCGGCGCTGGCGGATGGACGTGCACGCCGTCCGGGGGAACCGCGTCGACCTGCTCGCCGAGCTCGCCGCCGCGGCGCGGACCGCCGAACGGCTGGGCAGCCGGACCTGGACGGCGCACCTGCAGCTCACCGAGGCGGCGCAGCGGCTCTGGGACGGCCGCTTCGACGAGGCGGTGGCCCGCGCCGACGCCGCGCTCCAGACCTCGGGCGGGGCCGGCGACGTCCGGCACCTCCACCTCGTGATGGTCGCGGCGGCGGCGCAGCTGACCGGGGGTCCCGCGCTCGACGCGGCGACGGGTGCCGTCGCCGACGCCGTCGACGGGCTGCCCTACTTCGCCCGCGCCTGGCTGTGCTCGCTGCTCTGCGCCGCGGACCGGCGGGAGGAGGGTGCCGCGCTCTGGCGCTCGATCGCCCCGCACGTGCAGGAGATGCCGGAACGGGCCCCGGAGTGGCTGATCGCCACCGTCAGCCACGCCGAGATCTGCGTCTGGCTGGGGGACACGGCGACGGCGGCCGTCCTGCGCGACCTGCTGGCGCCCTGGTCCGACCTGGAAGCCAGCGCCTACGCCAGCACCCCCTACACCGGACCCGTCAGCTACGCGCTGGGCCGGCTCGCCGTGCTGCTGGGCGAGGTCGAGGAGGGCCGTCGGCTGCTGCTCGACGCGCTCGCGCGGACCGAGCGGCTGCACGCGCTGCCGTACCTGGCGCTCACCCACGCCGCCCTCGCCCGCCTCGACGGCGCGGCCACCCGGTCCGGCCGGGCTCACGCCGAGACGGGGCTGCGGTTCGCGCGACGGCTCGGGATGGCGCCGTTGGTGGACGAGCTGACCGCGCTGGTCGAGGCCGCCGAGCCCCGCGCGGGCCGGCTGAGCACCCGTGAGCGCGAGGTCGCGGCCCTGGTCGCCGAGGGTCTCAGCAACGCGACGATCGCCGGCCGGCTCGGGGTGTCGGAGCGGACCGTCGAGAGCCACGTCAGCCACGTGCTCACCAAGCTCGACTCGCGCTCCCGGGCGGCCGTCGCCGCCTGGTGGACGCGGCAGGAGCCGCGCCGGGGCTGA
- a CDS encoding DoxX family protein has translation MTTPRRTDRTALGLAALLTTTGAIHLVDPHRFDPAVPGWLPGSRLAWELASGVAELGCAALLALPRTRRFGGAATAALFVAVFPGNLHMASRARSPKGRAMTLARLPLQVPLVLWAWRVARPS, from the coding sequence GTGACGACACCCCGCCGGACCGACCGCACCGCCCTCGGCCTGGCCGCCCTGCTGACGACGACCGGCGCGATCCACCTCGTCGACCCGCACCGCTTCGACCCGGCCGTGCCCGGCTGGCTGCCCGGCAGCCGGCTGGCCTGGGAGCTGGCCTCGGGCGTCGCCGAGCTGGGCTGCGCCGCCCTGCTCGCGCTGCCCCGGACCCGCCGGTTCGGCGGGGCCGCCACCGCGGCGCTGTTCGTCGCCGTCTTCCCGGGCAACCTCCACATGGCGAGCCGGGCCCGCTCGCCGAAGGGGCGGGCGATGACCCTGGCCCGGCTGCCGCTGCAGGTCCCGCTGGTGCTCTGGGCCTGGCGGGTGGCCCGGCCGTCCTGA
- a CDS encoding ADP-ribosylglycohydrolase family protein — protein sequence MPSDTRSASPELGEAYRNSGFDALRPTDLLHDEVLQRRESGYDVDAVVEQANATDPDDREAVLALVDGMTTLERRRDWAYEEPDGLAAIRASLERVPAGSAAPPARLTDQVHAAWLGRIAGCNVGKPVEMGSHWTVEHIRDYLERAGAYPLDDYVPVLDPMPAGFELRDNWPDTTRGNVDGSARDDDIDYPILALHLLETWGTSLRPEHVGEAWTMLFPLKQVYTAERAAYVNLTNGLRPPDVATHRNPYREWIGAQIRGDVFGYVFPGDPWAAAALSYQDAALSHVGNGIYGEMWAAALVSAAFTASSAREAITVALGVVPPRSRLAEAIGHVLRLHADGLTWEAALEQIRRSYGHYSWVHTINNAAVVVAGLLWGEGDYMAALGKTVMSGWDTDSNGATVGSVAGILGGTAGLPARLVEPLHDRTRSALFGFDNSRISDLAERTLALATGGLTAGPAR from the coding sequence ATGCCCAGCGACACCCGCAGCGCCAGCCCCGAGCTCGGGGAGGCGTACCGGAACAGCGGCTTCGACGCCCTGCGACCCACCGACCTGCTCCACGACGAGGTCCTCCAACGCCGCGAGAGCGGCTACGACGTCGACGCGGTGGTCGAGCAGGCCAACGCCACCGACCCGGACGACCGGGAGGCCGTGCTGGCCCTCGTCGACGGCATGACCACCCTCGAGCGGCGGCGAGACTGGGCGTACGAGGAGCCCGACGGCCTGGCGGCGATCCGCGCCAGCCTGGAGAGGGTCCCCGCTGGCTCCGCCGCGCCGCCCGCCCGACTGACGGACCAGGTGCACGCCGCGTGGCTCGGCCGGATCGCCGGCTGCAACGTGGGCAAGCCGGTCGAGATGGGCTCCCACTGGACCGTCGAGCACATCCGGGACTACCTGGAGCGTGCTGGCGCCTACCCGCTCGACGACTACGTCCCGGTGCTGGACCCGATGCCGGCCGGGTTCGAGCTGCGGGACAACTGGCCCGACACCACGCGCGGCAACGTCGACGGCTCGGCCCGCGACGACGACATCGACTACCCGATCCTCGCGCTGCACCTGCTCGAGACCTGGGGGACCTCGCTGCGTCCGGAGCACGTCGGCGAGGCCTGGACGATGCTGTTCCCGCTGAAGCAGGTGTACACCGCCGAGCGGGCGGCCTACGTCAACCTGACGAACGGCCTCCGCCCGCCGGACGTGGCGACCCACCGCAACCCCTACCGCGAGTGGATCGGTGCGCAGATCCGCGGCGACGTCTTCGGCTACGTCTTCCCGGGCGACCCCTGGGCCGCCGCCGCCCTGTCCTACCAGGACGCGGCCCTGTCCCACGTCGGCAACGGGATCTACGGGGAGATGTGGGCCGCCGCCCTGGTCTCCGCCGCCTTCACCGCGAGCTCGGCTCGCGAGGCGATCACGGTCGCGCTGGGGGTCGTGCCCCCGCGGTCCCGGCTGGCCGAGGCGATCGGCCACGTCCTGCGCCTGCACGCGGACGGGCTCACCTGGGAGGCCGCCCTGGAGCAGATCCGCCGGTCGTACGGCCACTACAGCTGGGTGCACACCATCAACAACGCCGCCGTCGTGGTGGCCGGCCTGCTCTGGGGCGAGGGCGACTACATGGCGGCCCTCGGCAAGACCGTGATGAGCGGCTGGGACACCGACTCCAACGGCGCGACCGTCGGCTCGGTCGCCGGGATCCTCGGCGGCACCGCCGGGCTGCCGGCCCGACTGGTGGAGCCGCTGCACGACCGGACCCGCTCCGCGCTGTTCGGCTTCGACAACTCCCGGATCAGCGACCTCGCCGAGCGGACCCTCGCGCTCGCCACCGGTGGGCTCACCGCCGGCCCCGCGCGCTGA
- a CDS encoding quinone oxidoreductase family protein, translating to MARRWVATDFGGLDVFRAVEVDVPPPGPGEVTIEVRAAGMNPADHKHVAAGTDRSLLPVPVGYEVAGVVSALGPGTTLASGGGAVGDEVLAFRVVGGYATALTVPARDVFAKPASLGFPEAANLLLAGATAAEMLHVTTVAPGETVLLHGASGAVGVSVLQQARLLGARVVGTCGPGRDDVVRRFGGEPVRYGDGLAERVRALAPHGVAAALDAVGTDEAVDVSLALVADRARVVTIAARDRAEREGFPMIGGAMPASRAFRDAARARLVALAASGDLVVPVARTFPFDQAREALELLSSGHPGGKLALVP from the coding sequence ATGGCGCGGCGGTGGGTGGCGACGGACTTCGGCGGGCTCGACGTGTTCCGGGCGGTGGAGGTGGACGTCCCACCCCCCGGCCCCGGCGAGGTGACGATCGAGGTGCGCGCGGCCGGGATGAACCCGGCCGACCACAAGCACGTGGCCGCCGGCACGGACCGGAGCCTGCTGCCCGTCCCCGTGGGCTACGAGGTGGCCGGCGTGGTCAGCGCGCTCGGACCGGGCACGACCCTGGCCTCGGGCGGCGGAGCCGTGGGTGACGAGGTGCTGGCGTTCCGGGTCGTGGGCGGCTACGCCACGGCGCTCACCGTGCCCGCGCGGGACGTCTTCGCCAAGCCCGCGTCGCTCGGCTTCCCGGAGGCCGCCAACCTGCTGCTGGCCGGGGCGACGGCGGCCGAGATGCTGCACGTCACCACGGTCGCGCCGGGCGAGACGGTGCTGCTGCACGGCGCCTCGGGGGCGGTCGGCGTCAGCGTCCTGCAGCAGGCGCGGCTGCTCGGGGCCCGGGTGGTCGGCACCTGCGGCCCGGGCCGCGACGACGTCGTCCGCCGGTTCGGCGGCGAGCCGGTCCGCTACGGCGACGGCCTGGCCGAGCGGGTGCGGGCGCTCGCCCCGCACGGGGTCGCCGCCGCCCTCGACGCCGTCGGCACGGACGAGGCCGTCGACGTCTCCCTCGCCCTGGTGGCCGACCGCGCCCGGGTCGTCACCATCGCCGCCCGGGACCGCGCCGAGCGGGAGGGCTTCCCGATGATCGGCGGGGCGATGCCGGCCAGCCGGGCCTTCCGGGACGCGGCCCGCGCCCGGCTGGTCGCCCTGGCCGCTTCCGGCGACCTCGTCGTCCCGGTGGCCCGGACCTTCCCGTTCGACCAGGCCCGGGAGGCGCTCGAGCTGCTCAGCAGCGGGCACCCCGGCGGGAAGCTGGCCCTGGTCCCCTGA